From the genome of Papaver somniferum cultivar HN1 chromosome 2, ASM357369v1, whole genome shotgun sequence, one region includes:
- the LOC113352425 gene encoding uncharacterized protein LOC113352425 — translation MSIISSVVGKPLLLDGPTAARTRMTFARVCVEINPQSDLKKVIPVVFENGKECTVTADYVWKPPQCKICSTFSHNESKFPKRVVSHVPAVMYVPRLKENSGNSLKPSYSQQQQDVVMQSVNREWAPVTHKRKSMKIGGDDGVKDKINDVQDSSPMYPPGFEPGRIIIGSMQLTSYQNSFSPLFDDAVVEAGTIEGAGDQAMKEITNTHVDGGPNVGMDLIEQSSDCFKIWSKGSTSKAGGAPFMGVKGTDLKKSGRSAIQHSPWFILTIVYGHNVEELRVDMWNTIARFAATNNLPWCLLGDFNACLYNHEKEGDVNVTSTSLSSFQGCFQDAQLFDCPFVGCFYTWSNKQDASTRISCKLDRVIINLQWLDLYPDSITDFLTCGISDHSQMLLSVFHGRGNVPKAFRYFNTWADDIDFLAVVEAAWNMEVQGTPMYRFVSKLKNVKQFLIPWRKSRFTNFSAQVGAAKTQLESVQRALQVNPSCPVTIANGRAAIQDYSKKVRYEDSMKK, via the exons ATGAGTATTATCTCCAGTGTTGTTGGGAAGCCACTATTGTTGGATGGACCAACTGCTGCTCGTACTAGAATGACTTTTGCCCGTGTTTGTGTAGAAATAAACCCACAGTCAGATTTGAAGAAGGTCATTCCAGTAGTCTTTGAGAATGGGAAGGAGTGTACTGTTACTGCTGATTACGTCTGGAAGCCTCCCCAGTGCAAGATATGTTCAACCTTTAGTCATAATGAAAGTAAATTCCCTAAGAGAGTAGTCTCACATGTGCCTGCAGTAATGTATGTTCCTAGATTGAAAGAAAACAGTGGTAACTCTTTGAAACCTTCCTATAGTCAGCAACAACAGGATGTTGTGATGCAATCTGTGAATAGAGAGTGGGCTCCAGTAACAcataagagaaaatcaatgaagatTGGTGGAGATGATGGCGtaaaagataaaataaatgaTGTTCAAGACTCTTCTCCTATGTATCCTCCTGGGTTTGAACCTGGTAGGATTATAATAGGCTCAATGCAGTTAACATCTTACCAGAACTCCTTTTCTCCTTTATTTGATGATGCAGTTGTAGAGGCAGGGACAATAGAGGGTGCTGGTGATCAGGCCATGAAAGAAATTACTAATACTCATGTGGATGGAGGACCTAATGTGGGTATGGATTTGATTGAACAATCTAGTGATTGTTTTAAGATTTGGTCAAAAGGCTCCACTAGCAAGGCAGGAGGAGCTCCTTTCATGGGTGTCAAAGGTACTGACCTAAAGAAATCGGGTCGG AGTGCCATTCAACATAGCCCTTGGTTTATTCTCACAATTGTTTATGGACATAATGTTGAAGAGTTACGAGTAGATATGTGGAACACAATTGCAAGATTTGCTGCCACAAATAACTTACCATGGTGTTTATTGGGAGACTTCAATGCGTGTTTGTATAATCATGAAAAGGAAGGGGATGTTAATGTGACTTCTACTTCGCTCAGCAGCTTCCAAGGGTGTTTTCAAGATGCTCAATTATTTGACTGCCCATTTGTGGGTTGTTTTTATACGTGGTCCAATAAACAAGATGCCTCAACCAGAATATCCTGTAAGCTGGATAGAGTTATCATTAATCTTCAGTGGCTGGATCTTTATCCTGATTCTATAACCGATTTTCTGACTTGTGGCATCTCTGACCATTCCCAAATGCTTCTCAGTGTTTTTCATGGTAGAGGGAATGTCCCTAAAGCATTTAGATACTTCAATACTTGGGCTGATGATATTGACTTCCTTGCAGTAGTAGAAGCAGCTTGGAATATGGAGGTACAAGGCACCCCTATGTACAGATTTGTGTCCAAGCTGAAGAATGTCAAGCAATTCCTTATTCCATGGAGGAAGAGCAGGTTTACGAACTTTAGTGCCCAAGTTGGTGCTGCTAAGACTCAACTTGAGAGTGTGCAAAGAGCCCTCCAGGTGAACCCCTCTTGTCCTGTCACCATTGCCAATGGGAGAGCAGCTATTCAAGACTATTCCAAGAAGGTTAGATACGAGGACTCGATGAAGAAATAA